GAGTGATTTAACAGTGTATTAACACcctttgtgttttatttagATATCAATGAGTGTGACACTGGTTCTCACTGTTGTCACCAAGACTGTTACAACTACCCTGGGGGCTACGAGTGCTCCTGCCATGCTGGGTACAGGCTGAGCACGGATGGCTGTGGGTGTGATGGTGAGTACCAGCCTCTCACTGGGCTCCAAGCAAACCCTCTCTGCTGAGACACTGACTAATgaagcttttaattaaaagaacaaGAAATTGTCCTACCTGGTTGCGAGCAGCCAGGCGTTTCTTCCAGCTTCTCCCAGCCCATACCAGTTTCCCTGCCAGCTCTCTGATGAGTCACTTTCTTAGGAGGAAGAATGTAGGGAAAAATCCCCCTAATAAGTTGTTCTCACTACCAGAACTCTCAAGGACATTTCACAGGGGAAGAGCCAAACTCACCCCCCTGTTTCTACAAAATTAGTGTAGATGGCAACTGAAATGGAGCACATTTTATGTTGAAACCCAGATATCCCTAATCCCTGAAGTGGTTTCATTCCATTTTTAGAGTCGATGGCTTCACATACTTAGCAGAGAGGATGCCATCAGCCTGCTCACTGCTGCATGGCCAGATGCATGTCTGTGCCCCTGTCCTGCACAGGAGGACTGCTCCCGTTACACCGGAGTCTCCCATGTTTTGTAGATGTGGATGAGTGCTCTTCAAACAACGGAGGGTGTGAACACATGTGCCAGAACCAGCCAGGGTCCTTCCAGTGTGGCTGTGAGATTGGACACAAGCTGGACGAAGACCGAAGGAGCTGCATCTGTAAGTGCCTTGTCCGTGGGGCCATGGGCACCTTCCCTCTGCCACCCGGCCGAGCCAGGACCGCATGGCCTGGAGCTCCTTAGCCCTGcacctccccttttccagcccTGGAGGACACTGTGGAAGCTCTGGATGGTCGGCGCCCCGTTATCCGCCCGATCCCTCACGTCGCCATCCTGCGAGATGAATTCACCCAGCTCTTCAACGACGACtacgaggaggaggaggaggaagagatggAAGCAAGAGGGGAGCACACGCTTTCAGAGAAATTCGGTGGGCATTTTTGGGCAGCAGGGGCCAGTGCCATGCTTGGAACTCTTCAGAGTTTATTTGTGTTGGGTGAACACACCCCAAGACCTGCTGAGGCCACCTCGGGAGGTTCTCACCCACGGTGCCTCTCGTTGCAGTTTGCCTGGAGCGCACGTTTGGCCCCGACTGCAGCCTGACCTGCGAGGACTGTGCCAACGGAGCCGCCTGCAACACCGAGGGCACCGGCTGTGACTGCCCGGCGGGCTGGACGGGCACCCTCTGCAACCAGAGTGAGTGGTGTTGGAGGGGCGAGGGAACCGCattccccctgccctgggtgtgccgtgggggcagccctggggggctgggacagccctgggggctgcagcCGCTGGCTGAGCCCAgtctgcctctccctgcccagcttGCCCGGCCGGCACCTTCGGCAGcaactgcagccagagctgccgCTGCCAGAACGGCGGCTCCTGCGACCCCACCACCGGCGCCTGCCGCTGCCCGCCCGGCGTGGCCGGGGAGCTCTGCCAGGACGGTAAGCACAGCGCTCGTGGGGGGTCTCACCTCGCTGCCAAAAGGCAGGATGGCACCTCTGTGGGGCCCCGAAGTCACACACCAAACCCGGGACCCTCCCCggcagttttcttttctccctgcaATGCTTTTCCATAAGGCAAAGTTCCCGGGGTGCCAGCTGTGAGTGCTGCTCCACAGCTGGTGGAGGTGGTTCTTTTCTGGTTCTCTCAGTGTGTTAGCAGAGGGTTTGCCATCACTTGGTAAATGGCTGTTCTGACCATCTCTGATGCCAGTCTCAGATGTCCCAGTTGTGCTTCTCTGAAGCCTGAAAGAGTTTCCCACAGGATACCCTATGCTGGTCCCCTTGTAGCTGTTCACTGACAGCATCTTTCAACACTCTTGTTGAACCATCCCAGTGTGAGCTGCTCCaacacatccctgctccatGTGACTCTGTGGGTCACTGAGTTTTGTGtggaaaaatgtcattttagtAAGGAAAAAGTGGTAAAGGAGACTCTTCACCCTCAGAGCAGTGCTCTGGGCACTGTGCTTGTCTTTACACTGGAAGACCTTTGCGGTCCCTGTTCGCTACTCGGTGGTGACTGGGGGCCAACATCTGTATTTCATGGGACATTCAGGGGCAGACATAGAAAAGAATGTCAAAACCACAATTTCCATTGTAAATTTCCATGGAAACCATGGAAACCCGAAGCCCTGAAAAGCTGTGATGACAGTAGTTACCCACAGTACCCAAAGGAGGTGTCACTGCTGGTGGGGTTCGTTTCTCGCTCCCAAAGGGTTAAAATCTGGGGGACATAATCTAAAAACCCAGAAAGAGGGAGACAATCAGAGATGCAGACAAAAGGACTTCAGTCACATGTTGGGAGCATATGGGAACTATTActgaaggagagggaagcagaatGTAAATGAACACGAGGTACCCCaacctttcctttctgaaggAAGGGGGTGATTGAGGGGGACAGAGAAAACAGGaaggtaaaattaaaataaacgATGCAGAATTGCTCTGTTGTCCCAGGGTGgcatttcctctgctcctctgtttGTAGGGAGAAGGCACATgctgctgggcagctgctggcCAGAGTCTTCCGCTGACACAGCCTGTCTGCCATGTGCTTCCAATATCCAGATCTTTTGcataacagagaaaaaataataattttattcccTTAATAGTGCAAATATCACTGTGGCTTATCAATAGGAGCAACCTCATGGGTTACTTTCTCACACAGAAAAGCCTTGACCCCTCTGAGCCCTGTGGGTGGGTTATTtctggcccagcagcacagTAACTGCTGAGTGCAGAGCTGATGGGTGCCCTGGAAGCAATGCAGGGACTGGCAGCAAGTGGCATCCCCTGTGACACTGCACAGGGCCAGCTGGTTTTGAGCAGATACAGGGAATCTGGTCGTCTCACCCTGCCTGCATCCCTTGCCCTGGTGCATCCCTGGCCTCACACAGCTCTGGTTCTGGTGTGTTTTTCTACTGGAAGCCAAATGTCCATCTGAAACTGGCTCATCTTCCCAGGAAATCTCTCTCTATTACTAGGGTGCCCTAAAGGATTTTTTGGGAAACAATGCAGGAAAAAGTGCAACTGTGCCAACCGGGGTCGCTGCCATCGGATTTACGGAGCCTGCCTGTGCGATCCTGGCTTGTACGGCCGGTACTGCCACTTGGGTAAGGCTGTCCTCATCCTCGCTGtcctccatcccagccttcctgggCGCCCTCCCTGGGAAGGGCCGTCCCTGGGAGGCGGTTTCTGTGCCTTGCCCTGGGTCTCTGACCggcttttccctccctccagcctgtcccaggTGGGCGTTCGGCGCGGGCTGCTCGGAGGAGTGCCGGTGTGTGCAGCCCCACACGCGGGACTGCGACAGGAGGGACGGCTCCTGCCACTGCAAGCCCGGCTATCGTGGCGAGCGCTGTGAGACCAGTGAGTGCCCCGGGGTGTTCCTGGAGcatcccccttcctcctcccgcAGCCTCTTGCTCCCgcatttgtttttttgggggaaaagcTCTGCTTGCTTTCCGCCCTCCCGGGCTGTCTCACCTCTCGTTCCCTTGGGAGCACACCTTGCTCACACTTGGTCACGTCCAGCTGTCACCAGGACCTGTGTGGGGTGGGGACACCTGTAACTGCTGGTGGTGGAGCTCAGGAGGGTGCTCAGcacctggggctgcagctctgcccggGCAAGGAGTAATTCCAGACCTTTCTCTTGAACTGTGGCTGCTCGCAGGCTGTGACCCTGGCTACTATGGGGATGGCTGCAAGAAGAAGTGTGGCTGCTCCCCAGGAGTGTCCTGTGACCCTGTCACTGGAGAGTGCCAGAAGGAGTGTCCCCCAGGGTACCATGGGGAGAACTGTGACCAAGGTAAGGCAGGGCCatgcagggcagctctgcacaTGGGGTTTTAGAGTGCTTGACTTTGTTCAGACAAAGGTGCTTTGAGTGAACCTAAAGGCAGTGAGTCATTGGCACGAGGTGATTACAAAACATGAACACAGTGCTTGGAAAAGAATGACTTTTGCCAAccacagagaggagcagagattGAAAAATCAACCTCCTCCTGCTCTTGTGGGGCTGGATCCTCCTGAATCCACTTCAGCTGGTTGGGTCccacagaaaatgcaaaaagttGGACTCTCGAAGTCCACACTTGAAGACAGATTGCAGTAGAAGACACTGCATGGAGAGGCTGGTGGTGGCCAGAATCTGGATTTGGATTCAAACATCTTGGGAGTTGCTGCACTAACTGCTGTTTAACCAAACACTCCATCACCCCAGCCCAGAAATCAGAACTGTGAGCCTCATTAATCTGCCAGCACAGGGTGATGGTGCAGAGCCCCATCTCCCACAGAACATGGGCTGTTGGTCAGAACGAGAGCTGCAAACAGTCACAAAAATCCCAATGCAAGTGCTACCAGAGCTCCAtaggaggagagaaggcagcagctcctgcagggctgtgtccctggcAGGGTCTGGCAGCCCTGAGCCCCCTGTGGTGGGACACTGTGGCCCCCggagcccccggagcccccagagcccccGGCGCCTTGGCGGGCTGGGCGCTCCCGCttgggatatttttaaaaagagtaagAAAGGAGCTAAAGCCTGTAGGGGGGAGTCACAGGAAATAACACAAATATTTGTATAGAAATAGTAGGCTGTTGGCTGTTGTTGGGATCTGGAAATTATTAAAGGGTGAAGACAAACATCTGCCATCAATTAGCAAAGAGGAGGAATAACAAAACCTCCACTGTGTCACTGGAAGTCGAGGCGCTGGTGTGCGTTTCCTCCCTGGTTTGTGCCGGTGTGTTTGCCTCTGCTGAAGCCTTACAGAACATTGGCTTTGGTGAGAGTGGAGCTCTTGGGGGAGCCTCAGAGAGGACTGAAGGATCTTTGGGTCTGAGCCCCTCGGTCTGCACGTCACTACCTGGCTGCTAAATTGTGTCACGGGACacaagagggaaggaaaagtgCCTATTCCTCATATGGATGAGGATGctccttcttctttcctttacaTCAGTGTCCTGCTGCAAACCTGGCTACCTCTGGTGCCCAGATCCTGTAGACATTCAGGTGGGGAGGTAAAAGCCCTCACAGGATCTTACAAAAGTCAGAGGTGGTTCAGTTTGGGGCTCCCCTCTCCATGTTCTGCACCCCAGCCCAGAGAGAACAGAGTGGCTTGGGAAGTCATTATTTTGCAGAGTCCTGTCCACAGATTGGAGACCTCCAAGATTGtcaagtccagcctttgaccGAGCCCCACCATGCCCACTAAATCACGGGGACGGTCCTCCCTGGCAGTGTGGGAACCTCTCACAGCTGGGCTATTCCCTGCAGACTCCTTCGAGCTGTGGGGCCGGGTTGGTAAAAACCTCTGGGGCATCTCGGGTGGGGGGGGCAGTTCTCACCCTGCTGTTCTCCCTGCAGAGTGCCCCCAGGGGACGTTTGGGGCGGGCTGCAGGTGGCCCTGTGCCTGTGGAGGAGCTCCCTGTGACCAGAGCACGGGGCAGTGCCACTGCCCGCCCGGCTGGATGGGACACGACTGCGGCCAAGGTGAGCAGAGCGGACGTGCTGAGGGAGGGATTCAGGTGTAGAGCTGATATTTTGCTTCTGCTAAAGTTAGTTTCAAAAATACGCAGTGCAATTAGAATAATCTTCATGGAAAATTAGAGAAAGTGCAGCTTTTGATGGTAAGTTCTAAACAACAGCCTGGACCAGCTCTGCTCCGCTGTCGAAGCCGAGGGAAGCACAATGAAAAGGATGAAGATATTTTCAGTTGTTGCAGTCCTTAACATAGGAGAGGAATCTTCCTTTACCAATGTGTGTTTTTAATTGCCTTCACCAGATTACTCCTTAGCTGCTGGAAAACTAGAGAATccaaaattaaaagctttttcatGATTGTACATTATTACAGCAGCTGGAAGGCATTAGTCACATATAGATGTCCTGCTCCGAAGGGTTTGGCTGAGCAGTAAAACCACACGTGCACAGTGCTTACCATACATTTCgagctgcctttttttccaggcCCTGGAGCAGCTTAGGAGCAGTTGGAGAAGGATTCTTGCCCTGGTTTTAGCAGTTCTTAGCCTtttgctcctcctgtgcagctcaCAGCAGGTCTGGGAGCACTGACGTGCTGTCCATGGTGtgacagcagctgcagggacccTGTGCCAGCAACACCATTTCCCAGAGAGAAGCCCTTGGAGCTCCCCACGAGTGGATGCAAATCCAAAATTGGGATGGAAGTCCTGGAGTGAGCTCAGAATAGCACTTACCAAGGGCTTGCACACTGTTTGTGGAACAAGCAAAGCCACACTGCGCTCGCTGGTAGCCATGTGTTACTGAACAAAAGTCCATGTCTTGCgtgaaggagaaaggaaaccCAGAAAACCCAGAAAACAGCCCCCACCTGGGCTCTTATCCTAATGCTCCCCTCTCTCTGCCCGTGCTCCAGCCTGCCCTGAGGGTCACTGGGGGCCGGGCTGCCAGGAGATCTGCCCCGACTGCGCCAACGCCGCCCGCTGTGACCCCGCCACAGGAGCCTGTGTGTGCCCGCCCGGCTACACTGGCCAGCGCTGCCAGGACGGTGAGTGTGGGCTGCAGCAGGTCCCTCAGCTGGGATGTCCATCTCCAGCTGCGATGAGGGCTATTTCGGTGGACCTGGAGCACCTGCTCCAGCGAGCAGAGCACCCAGCAATGGACTGGGCACTGCCACGCTCAGCAGAGCAGGCTGAGCACTGGGCACATCTCTGTCACCTCATTCCTTGGGGCACGGGCCCCAAGGCTTCCCTTAAGGTCCCTCTAGTCCCATCTCCACAGGGGTTCTTTCTACATCAGCAGAAAGGGAGGCAGATGAGTCCCCTGTCctgtccagcccagagctgagcaCCCGTGCTCAGAGTGCCAGTGTCAGTGCCTGCGGCTCTGCCCAAGCACCACGGTGCCCTCAGGTCTGTCAGGATGGGGTTCCAGCAGCCATCTGCACTCAGTCCCTGTTTCCCTTGGCAGTGTGTCCTCCAGGCTGGTTTGGCTCTGACtgccagctgagctgcagctgtgggaaCGAGGGACATTGTCATCCAGTGACGGGGATGTGCAGCTGCCCACCTGGCTGGATGGGGCACAACTGTCAGAGAGGTACAGCATCACTCCTGGACCACACTGACCTGCTGTGCCAATCTGTGTTGTCATTGCTCTATTCTCATCCttgtgctctgcctctgccagggAAATCTCTCTGgaatcctttccttttctctgctctgtccaGCTGGTGCCTCTGGCCTTTGTGCAGGAGGCCAGTTGGCAGAGTGAATTCACATCAAATGTGAGCCAACGTAGCACCCGCCCTCGCTGTCCCCCTGGGCTCTCTGCCCAGGGACCTCCAGCTGTTTGTGCCCAAGGGAACGTTGTGAGGGACGGGAAGGCAGTGCTGTGCCCACTCTGTGCTCTCGTGGGGGCCGAGCAGGTGGGGCACACAAGTGATGGGGTCCCTCCTGTGTTCCAGCCTGTGACGTGGGGCGCTGGGGCCCCGACTGTGCCCACACCTGCAACTGCAGCAACAGTGATGGCAGCTGCAGCGCCGAGACCGGGCAGTGCCTCTGCGACGCCGGGTACACGGGCGGCCACTGCGAGCACAGTGAGTGCTGCCCCTGCGCCCTTACACccagccagctgctgcagatgtgctccagGGACAGGCATTGGTCCACCCCAGTCCCCATGCCCGGGCTGTGATGCCCTCCCAGTCCTGATGCCAGACTGGCTCTGTGCTGAGGGTGGTGGGGTGATGTGGGTACATATCTGTAAGGGGCAGGGTAGAACCCGCTGGTCGTTGTAAAAAAGCAGCTGCCAGATACTCTTACTCCGTTCAGAACCTGGTCCCCTGCCCTAGCATAGCTTCCCTGGGACCCTGGAAAGGACAGGCTCCTCAGTctcatttccttctgctttccagAGTGCCCAGAAGGATGGTTTGGGCTGAGCTGTCGGCACCAGTGTCAGTGTGAGAACGGGGCAGCCTGTGACCATGTCAGCGGGGcctgcacttgcagcccaggctggagaGGAACATTCTGTGAGCACAGTGAGTACCTGCACCTGGGGACCACAGCCCACACCTCCATCCCACAGGGTTGGTGCTCCCTGTCTGACTTTACTATCCTGTTACAGCAAAGGGAATCCATCAGGATGGTCATGGGGTGAACCACATGTCCTTaagctgctgtctctgcttttAATTCTGGAGGGAAAATggctagggaaaaaaaaaaaaaaaactaacaaaatgaaaaaaggaggGAATGCAGTGGATGCACAGCTGCCCTGGTCCCTGTGTGTACATGTTGCACACAGGATCTTGGAACAGCCTCTTGGAAGGGTCCCTGGTGCAGGGATCCCACGACCAGCCTGTACAGTCTCTTGGTGGTCAGGAACCTCATGGCATTCGTCTCCTGATCCACCACAGCTCTGTCCTGTACCTGGAATGTCCAGAGTGGATATAGATCTAATATCTGCTGCCCTGGATGGAGCCAGGAGGGAGCCCTTCACAGTGACCATCACACCAGTGCAGCCTTATATCAGCCAAAAGGCCGCCAAGAAGCACCTTTTCTGCGGGGAGGTTTCCAGCTCTCTATAGTCGTTTTGTGAggatttctcctttgttttccacAGCCTGTCCCGATGGATTTTACGGACTGGAGTGTCGGCAGAGCTGTGACTGCCTGAACGGTGCCCACTGTGACCCTGTGACGGGCCAGTGCCAGTGTCCCCCCGGCTGGACCGGCCCCCGCTGTGGCCAGGGTGGGTGTCTGCGGCCAGGCAccccctctgtgctggggtgggatggagagaggcagagctgccctccACGGGCACTCTGGAGCCAGTGCTGTGCCTTTGCTGCCAGGTCATGGGAACCAGAGGTTTGGGTGACCGTTCCCCATCTGTGATTTTCTCTGGGTGCAGTTTAATTCTGCATGGCAGAGGAGTATTTGGATTCAGACTGGGAGGCTCTGGCTGAGCACACTGTGGTTGGATGCAATGAGGGCTTGGGCATTCAGCAAAACTACTTCTAAATAGATTAAAAGGATGTAACTCTGATGATAACAGTGTCAGGGTGTCATCGCCTGTAGGACACATTAGTTCTCCTTAGCACCATAAGACCACCTCACACAGCAGCCGAGCACCAGCGCTGGgtcctctcccagcccctgggatgGTTGGCAGGAGCTTGGCTGCTGTAATTCCCACCTGCTGCCTCACagtcctgcctgctctgctccccctcaGCGTGCCAGGAGAACAGGTATGGCCAGAACTGCAGCCAGACCTGCCACTGCTTCAACAATGCCACCTGCAGCCACGTCAGCGGCCGCTGCCTCTGCGCTGCCGGCTGGATGGGACCCACGTGCCAGCAAGGTAATGCTTCCCAACCCAGCCTCTTCCCCTGCCAGCCTGTGTAGGGATGCCATTCCCTGGGGTGGGTGGAGTGCCATTCCTGGGGTGGAATGCCACTGCCTCTTGCCAAATGTCATCCTGTGGGCAGCTGAGCAGCCTCAGGGGGGTCATGGGCTCCTCTCACTGCAGCAATAACGGTGTTGGTTTGTACCAGGCCATCCACccatggctctggcagctgctgcagtgttCTGCCTGCCTTGAGCTGTGCCCTGACTGGCATGTTTgtcctccttttccctcagcCTGCCCGGCGGGTTCCTTTGGGAAGAACTGCCTCCAGCGCTGCCTCTGCCAGAACGGCGGCACGTGTGACCCGGCCACGGGGGTCTGTACTTGCCCCACGGGCTGGACCGGGCTGGCCTGCGAGCTGGGTGAGGAGCAGCCAGGAAATCAGCCCCGGGGCAAACGTGTCCTGGTCTGGGCTGGTTTTGCTCCGAGGGCCAGGGGTGGGGTGCAAGGGGCTGGCGGTGCGTGTGAGTGGGGTGGTGGGTGCTGGAGCGGTGGGAGCTGGGGCGGTGGGTACAGGACAGTGTCTCACCCTgtgcccctgtgccagcctgtgcCCAGGGCCAGCACGGGGCCGACTGCCAGCAGCGCTGTGAGTGCCAGCACGGGGGGCTGTGTGAGCGCCGGACGGGgcagtgcctctgccagcccgGCTGGACGGGGGACAAGTGCGAGAGCCGTAAGTGGGGACGGGGGGCCTGGCCGTGGGCATCGACGGCTGTGTCGGCACCCAgtgctgcacagggagggtcTGGGGGCCAGGAAGGGCTTAAGCAAAGACATAAAATTCCAAtttcagcactgcagagagctgTCAGGTGCCCTGGTTTTGCCCGCTACTGTGCTTTCTCCttccatggaatcacagagcggttggggttggaagggaccttaaagatcctccAGTTCCAACCCTGTCTAGTTCCTTTCCTCTGGAGGCTGTCCTGAAAGTGGTGGTGCACACACAGAGGCTGCACAGCAGCTggtgggagagggatggggTTCCCAAGGGCCCAGACCCCCAGGCATCAGTTCCAAGTGGGGCTGAAGGCAGGACAACAATCCTCCGTGGTGAAACCTAAGTGCCAAGTGAGGATCTTCCTCTCTCCCATTTATTATAAGGGCAACAGAGGATCATTTCCTTTCCATTCTTCCTTCCATGTGTCCCTGTTTCACACTGACCCTCAGGGCCTGGCTTTGGTCCCAAGTCCCAGTAGATCATTACATCAGTCCCTCGGTGGTTCCCGTGCCTGCTGTATCCCTAGAGGTGACACACACCCCCTGGCAATCCCCTTCCAATGAGGAAGTGTTGAAAAGGCTCTTGGCCTTCAGAGCAGCAACAGGGACTTCATCACGTATCAGCACACCAAGAACACGCCCACAAGCTTCTTCCCTTTCAGGAGTCACGATATCTCTTGGCACATCCTTATATCTGGGTGTAAAGTTCGGTGCCAGCACTTGCCAGCTGAAgtctggcacaagggagctgCCACCAGCCACTCTCAGGTTTCTTTCTGGGAATGTTTTTCCCATCAGGAGGCTGGAAACAGCTTGCCTGACAGCTGAGGCTTGGCCACACAACTCACCTCACTGGATCCTGCCACATCCCAAGGCACAGTGTCCCCTCCCAGCGTCCCCACACCTACAGCCCCCAGCAGCAAGGTCCCTCAGCACCAGGCAGTGATAAGCAGTTCTAGAATTTCTTTCAatataaattaatgaaaaaacccaccccagaTGAAGAAATtatatcaatttttaaaaaacccaagctGGAGTCCTGTCCTTGTCCAAGGCTGTATTTCAAGCTGCCTGTGTGAGCACACAGTGAGGTGTGTGCCTACAGACACTGCTGGCAAAAAGCTCCCATGGCACCTTTTTTGGGTGTAACTTGTCCTCTCTCCCATTTTCATCCCTGAAGCTTGTCCAGAGGGGCGGTTTGGGGCACGCTGTGAGGAGCTCTGTGACTGTGGGGACAGTGTCTCGTGCCACCACATCACCGGCGCTTGTGACTGCCCCCGTGGCTGGAGAGGCCGGCGCTGTGAGAAGGGTGAGGAACATCTCTGGGCAGGGGGAACCCAGGGAAACTGAGGCTCCTACAGAgtctggggggggagggaagcttcatttttaataagaatTACAAATTGTGGTAAAACATTTTGAGGCTGTGACACAAggtgctgccaggctggctcGGCACTGTGGGCGAGcactggggctgcccctggggCTCTGATGCCTTTCAGGCATTAACCATAACTTAAGACCCAGGCAGGAGGCTCACATCTCAATGTTTGTTTTCCCacagcctgcctgccaggttcCTTTGGGAAGAACTGTGCCAGCCGCTGCACCTGTCCCCTGGGAGTGCCCTGCCACCACGTCACCGGCCAGTGCGGCTGCCCCCCGGGACTGACCGGCTCTGGATGTGAAAAATGTACGGAGACGGCAGGGATCctctcacagctctgctgacagGCTCTGGAGATGGCAGGGATCctctcacagctctgctgacagGCTCTGGAGATGGCAGGGATCctctcacagctctgctgacagGCTCTGGAGATGGCAGGGATCctctcacagctctgctgacagGCTCTGGGAACGTGACGGGTCAAGCAATTCCTACAGAAAatacaggggggaaaaagagcGAGAGCTGTGCCAAGGAGCAACTCCCAGTCTGGCAGCTGGGTGCATGCCTGCGGAATGTtagcagggcagagggagccaaATGGGAAATCAGAGCTGGGTATTTATCCAGAGGATTAGCAGTAAATCAGTATTAAAATGAGCTCCTGTGAGTATGAGCAAGTCTGGAAGAGACAGAGGCATGTGAGCACATTCCTTACCCAGAGGACAGGGCTGGATTTGCTGTGTCCGTGTGTGGAGTTTGCGGAAATGCGAGGGCAGGTAGGGCTGGCACAGAAAACAGCATCTAATACCTTTAAGTACTTGGTTTTCCTTTAAATCCAAGTCTTTCCTGGAGTCAGGGAAGCTTTTGCATGTGGGTCCCTTTGCTTTTTGGGTGGCAGAGAACTTTTGCTGTCATAAAAAGCTCCCTAAATCctgactaaaaataaaaaaaaaaaaaagaaaagccttgcACAGAGGGGTGGGATAGCTCCTGACCACCTTGGTGCCCCCTCTCCTAACAGCCTGCCTGCCTGGAACCTTCGGAGAGGGCTGTGCTCAGATCTGCCAGTGTTCTGGAGCCACCCAGGAATGTCACCCGGTCACCGGTGCCTGTGTCTGTGCCCCCGGCTTCCATGGCCCCTCCTGCCAGCTGGGTGAGTCCTGCTCCGGTCCCTCTGTGTCCCTTTTGCAGGTTGTCCCATCCCAAAGTCCTGGTGCTGTGAGtgatgtatgtgtgtgtgtgtgtgtgtgtgtgtgagctcCTGCAGCTTGTTCAGCTGTGGGTGCtttggagctgctctgtgtgacaGAGTGGATCAGAGCTCCAAGGACAGTGCCAGCCTGGCACAGACCCgctcccagcagagctctctgcctcctctctggggaagcagccgTACCAACACACCTGTGGGTTTTCCCAGGATGTCTGGACCTCGAGCTGTACTTTTAGACGCAGAGGCCGCTGTTTCTTCTCCCCCCAGAGTGCTCCCCTGGGTGGTACGGCCGTGACTGTGAGAGGCCGTGCCAGTGCAAGAACGGGGCCCGGTGTGACCCTGCCACGGGGATGTGCCACTGCCCGCCCGGCTACATCGGCGCCGACTGCGGCATCGGTGAGTGCCGGCTCAGCCGGAGGGGTGGGAGGCGTGGGAGCCTCCTCAGGGGGAGGGGAGCGCTGGGAGCTCTCCCACTTCccacctgccagccctgctttgGCCTGACCAAGGTTTTCCTCCTGCAGGATGTCCCGCTGGCCGCTATGGGCAGGACTGTGCGGGGCTGTGCTCCTGTGGGGCCGGCGCTCCCTGTCACCCCGTCACCGGGGACTGTGTTTGCCCACCCGGCAGAGC
Above is a window of Pseudopipra pipra isolate bDixPip1 chromosome 22, bDixPip1.hap1, whole genome shotgun sequence DNA encoding:
- the MEGF6 gene encoding multiple epidermal growth factor-like domains protein 6 isoform X2, producing the protein MEFPAVALSFILALRISPLASGSKLQPHMPNVCAEQELAVVGQQQPCVQALTRAVKVWKQDCGGRRWCTGYERRVLYYTGYRQLYQLRSHTTYRCCPGWSQLAGEDGCLHPACGYRVCLNGGSCREGSSQLCHCSSGFQGPRCQHDVDECQVHNGGCQQRCVNTLGSYYCECRPGSRLHADGRTCIAVNSCALNNGGCEHDCVQVTLAQHRCQCRHNFQLQEDGKRCVLRNPCADGNGGCQHRCHGHRGRARCECHPGYRLGPDGKACQDVNECLTGLAMCSHQCLNTRGSFKCTCNPGYELGADGKQCYRIEMEIVNSCEANNGGCSHVCHHTSSGPVCTCNFGFRLEEDQKSCTDINECDTGSHCCHQDCYNYPGGYECSCHAGYRLSTDGCGCDDVDECSSNNGGCEHMCQNQPGSFQCGCEIGHKLDEDRRSCISLEDTVEALDGRRPVIRPIPHVAILRDEFTQLFNDDYEEEEEEEMEARGEHTLSEKFVCLERTFGPDCSLTCEDCANGAACNTEGTGCDCPAGWTGTLCNQTCPAGTFGSNCSQSCRCQNGGSCDPTTGACRCPPGVAGELCQDGCPKGFFGKQCRKKCNCANRGRCHRIYGACLCDPGLYGRYCHLACPRWAFGAGCSEECRCVQPHTRDCDRRDGSCHCKPGYRGERCETSCDPGYYGDGCKKKCGCSPGVSCDPVTGECQKECPPGYHGENCDQECPQGTFGAGCRWPCACGGAPCDQSTGQCHCPPGWMGHDCGQACPEGHWGPGCQEICPDCANAARCDPATGACVCPPGYTGQRCQDVCPPGWFGSDCQLSCSCGNEGHCHPVTGMCSCPPGWMGHNCQRACDVGRWGPDCAHTCNCSNSDGSCSAETGQCLCDAGYTGGHCEHKCPEGWFGLSCRHQCQCENGAACDHVSGACTCSPGWRGTFCEHTCPDGFYGLECRQSCDCLNGAHCDPVTGQCQCPPGWTGPRCGQACQENRYGQNCSQTCHCFNNATCSHVSGRCLCAAGWMGPTCQQACPAGSFGKNCLQRCLCQNGGTCDPATGVCTCPTGWTGLACELACAQGQHGADCQQRCECQHGGLCERRTGQCLCQPGWTGDKCESPCPEGRFGARCEELCDCGDSVSCHHITGACDCPRGWRGRRCEKACLPGSFGKNCASRCTCPLGVPCHHVTGQCGCPPGLTGSGCEKSCLPGTFGEGCAQICQCSGATQECHPVTGACVCAPGFHGPSCQLECSPGWYGRDCERPCQCKNGARCDPATGMCHCPPGYIGADCGIGCPAGRYGQDCAGLCSCGAGAPCHPVTGDCVCPPGRAGPTCEQGCEKHRYGVGCQQTCSCHNGGLCDAADGSCSCAPGWTGKFCELECPPGRFGADCQLQCPCLHNGTCDPGTGTCHCPAGHYGPLCEHSCPAGFHGVGCRERCDCEHGAGCDPASGRCRCPAGLRGERCHAGCKEGTYGEGCQRLCDCAGDVPCDPATGQCLCPPGKTGPTCTADCRPTHFGPDCHLTCQCAPSSSYCNARNGQCLCLDGHTGPTCREATQSLAPTRSPPPLEGLWLAEH